CTCGAGCTGAGCGAAATGCTCGAACGCGTGGCTCGCTCGTGAGATCGGTGCAGGCCTTCGGGGCTGATGCACTCACCGGATAACTCACCGCTTTCAATGGCAATCAGCAGCAACTTCTGGCATCCGGCCGCATGCCTCGATGCGCATACATGCAAGTCACGGGCGGCAACGAGTGTTGTCGCCCAATGATGACAAGCCTGGTCCGAGAAAGCGGGGGTTAGGGGTTCGAGTCCCCTCACCGGCTCTCTGATCTGGGCGTACGCCGCAGCGGCACCGCCCGGCCCTCAGGTCGGTCGCACGTCCCGGTGCTCAGCGGAATCCATCCGGGACTGCCGGCGAACTTCGTCGAAACTTATGCAAACGCCCGTTGTCGGATCGGCTCGGCTACGGTGGCTGGAGTGGCTGTCGATTGCGGGACGGCCACTATCGAGAGTTGCCCCAGACCTCGGCAGCCCCTGTGGTTCTCGACCGCGGTCCGGAGATGCGGCCGCGCCGTGACTTACACCTCGAGAGGTCACGCTCGTGCATTTCTCACCAGAAGCCGATCGATCCGTCGTACCCGTCAACTGTTCGTCGCCCCGGCAACGTGCGCTGCGGGAGGCAGCGACGCAGGAGCTGCTGCAGGCCAGATCTGTTGCCGATGACAACGATAAGCGGCGGCGTCTCCTGGAGGAGGCCGTCGAGCTCAACCTGGAGATCGCCCGCGGGATCGCGCGGCGCTTCCGCGGTCGCGGAGCCGAGGACGACGACCTCGAGCAGGTCGCTTGCCTCGGGCTGATGAAGGCGGTCACGAACTACCGCCCGGAAACCGGGGTGCCGTTCATCGGGTACGCCGTACCGACCATTCGTGGTGAGGTGAAGCGGTTCTTCCGCGACTGCAGCTGGACGGTTCGCATTCCCCGTCGGCTGCAGGAGCTGCAGGGCAGGATCTCCCGCGCCTTGCCGTTGCTGGTGCAGGAGCTGGGCCGGGAGCCCACGACGGAGGAACTTGCCGAGCGACTCGGCGTGGACTGCGGCGAAGTGCGCCAAGCCGACGCGGCGAGAGGTTGCTTCACCGTGTTGTCGCTGGACCGGCGGGTCGGCGGCGACGACGGCGAGCTGCGCCTGGCCGACGTCGTTGCGGACGACGAGGATCCGCACCTGCGCCGGATCGACACGATCGACCAACTGGGCCCGTTGGTCAGCGAACTCGTCCCTCGGGACCAACGCATCCTCGAACTCGCCTTCGTCGAGAACTGGCGCCAGGTCGACATCGGCCAGGACCTGGGGATCAGCCAGATGCAGGTCTCACGACTGCTCGCCAAGATTCTCGCCGGCTTGCGGGAACGCCTGAGCTCGACGGAAAACGCGGCCTGAGTACCCGAGAGTCGCCCCGCGATCGAAAGGGAACGCGGGGTAGGGCAGCACGGGCCGGCATGACGACCTGGTTCGCGACTTGCGGCAGGGGATCAGGCCCTCACGTGGCCGCGATCTCGCGACCACGTGAGGGCGACGCGATGGTGGTCGGTATCCCCGACTTCGCCGACATCGAACTGTCGAACCGAGCAGGCGATGGCTGCCCGGAGGGTGATTCAGTCGCTGATGCGGCGGAGCGCCGACGGTTTGTGGACCGCGGTCCGTCCCGACTTCTCGCTGCGGACCAAGTACTGCGGCTCCTCGGGTGAGGCGTCGACGGTGCGCTTGCCGGCGTGGGTCCGTTCGGTGAGCTTCTTCTCCACCGTGCCGCGCGCCGTACCGCCGTGACTGTCCCATTCGACCTGGTCGCCCCGACGGAACGTGGTGTCAGCCATGGCGAGGCCCATCGGTGGACGCTCGGGTGCTGCGTTTCGCCAGGATCACGCCGCCCCTGAAGAGAACGGGGATCAGACGGTCGGACCGGCCAGCGCGAGCGCGACGGCGAGTAGGCCGGCCGGGAGCGGACCACGCACGCCGTCGCGAGGTCATCGTGTGCCCGGGCTGACGTCTCCCCGCCAGGAGCCGGTCTCGGAACCACGAGCCTCGATGAAGGCCTTGAAGCGGGTCATGTCTGCTTTGATCCGTCGCGAGATGACGCCGGTCTTGTCGGCGACCGTCTCGGCGATGCCTTCGGGATCGATGTCGATCTGCGCGGTGACCCGGGTCTTGCTCTCGGCGAGACGGTGGAAGGTGATCACGCCGGCGTGGCTGGTGCCGTCGACGGACTTCCAGGCGACCCGCTCGTCGGGGTGCTGCTCGGTGATGGTGGCGTCGAACTCCCGGGTCACGCCGCCGATGCTCGTCTTCCAGTGCGTGTGGGTGTCGTCGGTCTGACGGATCTCGTCGACGCCGTCCATGAACTGCGGGAAGGACTCGAACTGGGTCCACTGGTTGTAGGCGGTGGTGACGTCGACATCGACGTCGACGGACTCGGTGGTGTTGCTCATCGGTTGCTCCTGTCGCTCAGGTCTACTTTTTCGTTGTCGGCGGGGAACTTGTCCGGGTCGCCGGAGACAGCCGCACGGACCGCCCCGAACATCCGCGCGACCTTGCTGCTCGGACCGTCCCAGTACTCCGCGCCCTCGGCGTGCACCTTGAGCAGCACCAGACCGGGAGTTCCGGGGCCGTCCGGGAACCAGATCTTCAGCGGCGCCGACCACAGTTCCTCGGCCTTCTGGCGGTCCTCGACGACCTCGACGGTCCCGGTGATCGAGGTCCACTCGGCGTCCTTGTCGTTGGCGAACGACACGTTCACCTGCGGATTGGCCAGCGCATCGGCCACTTTCGCCGAGTCGGAGTAGGCGAAGAACCACAGGTCGCCGTCGAACTCGACCTCCTGCACCGCCATCGGCCGCGCGTGGTGCCGGCCGTCGAGGGTCATCGTGGTGAGCATGCAGCTCTGGGCTCGTTCGACCATCTCGGCAACCCGAGTGACCTGTTCGGTGTGTTCGGCCATGCTGGTGCACCCTCTTCGTTTCGGTGATCTCGACTTCGAGCGCCCCGGTACCCCAGGGACCGAAGCCGGAGACCGAAACTTGTGCACGACTGCCGCCCGGTCCGAGCAGGTCGGTCTGGTCGGGGTCTACGCCGCAGTGGCGTACGCCGACGCGCAGAGCCGCGGACATCATCGAGCGGTAACCGACAGGTTGCGTCGTTGCCGTGGGCCCGCGGGATCAGCATCGGGGTTGTCGGGGTCCGGGTCGGGGAGTCCCGGAGGGAACGGTGGGATGGGATTGGTCGACATGAGACACCTCCAGTGAGCTGAAGGAGCCTCCGGTACCCGCGCTCACGCCGATCGGACAGGTCCGCGCGCCTCGGCATGGTCGGGCAGGGTGTTCCAGGTGGTCAGGAGGTGGGTGGCGAACAGGTTGTCGATGCCCAGGGAGCAGGCGGCGCCGAAGAGGATGTCGGCCTTCGCGTCCGGATGGTCGGCGGCGAAGGAGTCGCACAGGTCGTGAGCCGCGATCTGTTCGTGAACGGCGTCGGCCTCGACGTGTTCGGTGAAGTATCCGGCCTGGTCCTGTCGCGCGCCCAGTCGGGTCGCGCCGGCGGCGTACCGGCGGTTCGGCAGGGTCGAGGTCATCTCGAGCGCGGCCAGGTGCCCGAGCAGTGCGCCGATCCAACGGCCGTGCAGCGCGAAGAGTGACATGACGTTCGAGACCGCCAGGGTCACGGCCGGTACGTCGGGGACGTAGTGGCCGTAGGTGTCGTCGAGGCGTAGCCAGCGCATCGTCGTCCGGAAGAGCTCGGCGTGCATCCGCTCGGGACGGCCGCCGCCGTACTCGTCGGCCTGGATCTCCACGAGTGCGGCCTTGGTGGCGCCGTCCAGGCGAGGAATGCCGAAGCTGTGAGGGTCGGCTTCCTTGAGCTGGTAGACCGAGCGGTTCATGACGAACTCGGCGAACTGTGGAAGATCCGCGTGCCGGTGCAGATGGGCCGCCAGCGGCGGTCCGTCATCGGCGTCGACCAACGCGCGCAACTGCTTCGACACCGGGTCGTCTGTTGCCTGGGGCCACCAGGTCTGCCGGAGCCAGTCCGACCACCGCCGTTCGAGCTGTGCCCGGAACGCCAGGAGGTCCGGATCCCACTCGGCCTCCGCGGCGACGCCGTCGAACCCGCGATAGTTCAGCTCGTAGCAGCACCACAACGCCAGCTGGAAGTCGGCGTCGTTCCACGGCTCGAGCTGTCCGACCGCTGGAGGTGGCTCTTGACCGCCTCCGAGCCGTCCGGCCACCCAGCCACTCAGGGGTCCCCGTGCAGGTGGTACTCGCATGTTCGCTCCTCGTTGTTCGAGCGCCCCGGTACCCGTGCGGAAACAGGCGTTCGAGCGGGGACCGGTCGGCCAGCAAACCCTTCTGTGACGGGTCGTCCCCAGGGGAGCGTGATTCGCTACGGAAACCGGGTACCTGGGTGCGGACAGCAACGATCGGTTCGGAAAGGAACTCATGACAACTCTTCGCGCGGTGGTTCTCGGGTGTTCGCTCAAGAAGTCGCCGGCTCCTTCGAGTTCGGAGTTGCTTGGTCGGGAGGTGCTGGCGGCACTGGCTGATCACGACACCGATGGTGAGGTGGTGCGGATCGTCGACCACACGGTCAGGTTCGGGGTGTCGACCGATGAGGGGGACGGGGACGAGTGGCCGGGGATCCGGGAGAAGGTTCTCGCCGCGGACATCCTGGTGATGGCGACGCCGATCTGGATGGGGCAGCCGTCGAGTGTCGCGAAGCTTGTCCTGGAGCGGCTGGATGCCGAGTTGGCCGAGACCGACGACGAGGGGCGGATGCTGACCTTCGGCAAGGTCGCGGCGGTTGCGGTGGTCGGTAATGAGGACGGGGCTCACCATGTCACGGCGGAGTTGCTGCAGGGGCTGAACGACGTGGGGTTCAGCGTCGCTGCCGGCGGTTCGACGTACTGGGTCGGTGAGGCGATGGGCAAGGTCGACTACAACGAGGCGGGTCCCAAGCCGGACACCACCGGTGCGGCCACCAAGACGCTGGCGGCGAACGCGGCTCATCTCGCGCGGCTCTTGAAAGACCGGCAGTACCCACCGAGCTGACGCGATCTTGTGCAACGCACCGCCTTCTGGTTTTCTCGAAGGCAGTGAAGTGCACGTTGCCCTAGACCTCGGCAGCCAGTTCGTCCTCGACTGTGCCCAAGGCGGCTTGTGTGCCGGCAACGATCTCGACCGAGACCAGCAAGAGTTTCGCCGCTCTCGCGGTGGCGACGTCCACAGCCGTGCTCAGCGAAGAATTCGATCAAACAGTTGTTCCCGCCAGCTGTTCGTCGGCTCGGCAGCGTGCGCTGCGAGAAGCAGCGACGCAGGAGTTGCTGCGGGCTCGGGCCGAAGCGGCCGACGACCTCGAACGTCAGCAGCTGCTGGAGCTGGCCGTCGAGCTCAATCTCGAGGTCGCGCGTGCGATCGCGCGGTGCTTCCGGGGGCGTGGCGCCGAGGACGACGACCTCGAGCAGGTCGCGTGCCTCGGTCTGACGAAGGCGGTCCGCGGCTACCGGATCACTGACGGCGTGCCGTTCATCGGGTACGCCGTACCGACGATCCGCGGCGAGGTGAAGCGGTTCTTCCGCGACTGCGGCTGGGCGGTCCGCATTCCCCGCCGGTTGCAGGAGCTGCAAGGCAAGATCGCCCACGCGCGGCCGTTGCTGGCGCAGGAGCTGGGCCGTCAGCCCACACCGGGAGAAGTCGCCGAGTGGCTCGGTGTGGACAGTGGCGAGGTGCGCGAGGCCGAGGCCGCCAGGGGCTGCTTCACCGTGCTTTCGCTGGACCGGCCAGCCGGCCCTGGGGACGGTGCGCTGTCGCTGCTCGACCTGGTCGCGGACACAGAGGATCCCCGCCTGCGCCGGTTCGAAACGATCGACCAGCTGGGCCCGTTGATCGACGACCTCAGCGCGCGGGATCGGCGCCTTCTCGAACTCGCCTTCGTCGAGAACTGGCGGCAGGTCGACATCGGGCGTGAGCTGGGGATCAGTCAGGTGCAGGTCTCGCGCCTGCTGTCCAAGATCCTCACCCGCCTCCGAGCACGACTGCAGCCGGCCGGCGCAGTGGCTTGACAGCCTTCTGCATCCGGGAGGGTCTCCCGGGAGCTACCTGCTGTACGCCGTACTGGGCGGAATCGCGCCGACGGTGAGGGAACCATCGGCACGATCCGTCCCGGGCGGAGCCGGACATCACGTTGTTCACCGCGCAGGCTCCGAGAGCCAGTTTGGGGTGGGTGCACTCCGGGATGGTCCGGCCGGTCGGCGCCGGCCAGAGAGGGCGTGTGGACGAGACGCCCCGCCGTGGATTGCCGTACCGCCCCCGCGACAGGATCGGCACCGGTCCGACTTCATGGCCATCTGAACCTCCGGCCGGGGGTACCCACCCGTCAGGTCCGTATACGGCGAATCCCCGACTTCTTTGGGCAACCGGCACCCACCGCAGGGTGACCCAGGCCTACGGCTGCGAGGAATCGCGGGCGACGAGTTCCGGGGTGAACGTGATTTCGCGATGAGGTGCGCCCGGGCTGTCCGCACGTTCGAAGAGCAGCTCGGCGGCCGACGTGCCGATCTCGTACGCCGGTTGCCGGATGGTGGTCAGGGGAACGACGGCGAGCTGGGCGTCGGTGATGTCGTCGTAGCCGACGATGGCCAGGTCGTGGGGGACCGACCAGCCGGTGCGGATGAGGGTGTTGACGATGGCGATCGCGATCAGGTCGTTGCCGCAGAGGACCGCGGTCGGGCGGGGGCTCAGCGCCATGATCTCGCCGGCCAGTTCGCTGCGTTCTCGGGGGCTGCGGCCGGTGGCGTCTACGCGGTGCAGGACCGCACCGGAGCCGTGCTGTTCGATGGCGGCCAGGGCGCCCTGGTAGCGGGCCTGGATGACGAGCTCGCCGCCTGGGCCGCCGGCGAACAGGACCTGGCGGTGGCCCAGCTCCAGGACGTGTTGCATCGCGAGTTTGCCGCCGAGGTGGTGGTCGAAGGTGACTCGGGACGTGCTCATCGCCATGCCTTCGCCGCCGACCACGACGATCGGCGTACCGACTGATTCCAGGTCGCCGAGGTCGGGGGGCATCGACGCGGTCGCGGAGATGATCAGGCCGCCGACGCGCATCTCGGCCAGGCTGCGGATGTAGAGGGCCTGGCGCTCGGAGT
The Kribbella italica DNA segment above includes these coding regions:
- a CDS encoding sigma-70 family RNA polymerase sigma factor, producing MHFSPEADRSVVPVNCSSPRQRALREAATQELLQARSVADDNDKRRRLLEEAVELNLEIARGIARRFRGRGAEDDDLEQVACLGLMKAVTNYRPETGVPFIGYAVPTIRGEVKRFFRDCSWTVRIPRRLQELQGRISRALPLLVQELGREPTTEELAERLGVDCGEVRQADAARGCFTVLSLDRRVGGDDGELRLADVVADDEDPHLRRIDTIDQLGPLVSELVPRDQRILELAFVENWRQVDIGQDLGISQMQVSRLLAKILAGLRERLSSTENAA
- a CDS encoding DUF2945 domain-containing protein — protein: MADTTFRRGDQVEWDSHGGTARGTVEKKLTERTHAGKRTVDASPEEPQYLVRSEKSGRTAVHKPSALRRISD
- a CDS encoding SRPBCC family protein, translated to MSNTTESVDVDVDVTTAYNQWTQFESFPQFMDGVDEIRQTDDTHTHWKTSIGGVTREFDATITEQHPDERVAWKSVDGTSHAGVITFHRLAESKTRVTAQIDIDPEGIAETVADKTGVISRRIKADMTRFKAFIEARGSETGSWRGDVSPGTR
- a CDS encoding pyridoxamine 5'-phosphate oxidase family protein, with amino-acid sequence MAEHTEQVTRVAEMVERAQSCMLTTMTLDGRHHARPMAVQEVEFDGDLWFFAYSDSAKVADALANPQVNVSFANDKDAEWTSITGTVEVVEDRQKAEELWSAPLKIWFPDGPGTPGLVLLKVHAEGAEYWDGPSSKVARMFGAVRAAVSGDPDKFPADNEKVDLSDRSNR
- a CDS encoding iron-containing redox enzyme family protein: MRVPPARGPLSGWVAGRLGGGQEPPPAVGQLEPWNDADFQLALWCCYELNYRGFDGVAAEAEWDPDLLAFRAQLERRWSDWLRQTWWPQATDDPVSKQLRALVDADDGPPLAAHLHRHADLPQFAEFVMNRSVYQLKEADPHSFGIPRLDGATKAALVEIQADEYGGGRPERMHAELFRTTMRWLRLDDTYGHYVPDVPAVTLAVSNVMSLFALHGRWIGALLGHLAALEMTSTLPNRRYAAGATRLGARQDQAGYFTEHVEADAVHEQIAAHDLCDSFAADHPDAKADILFGAACSLGIDNLFATHLLTTWNTLPDHAEARGPVRSA
- a CDS encoding flavodoxin family protein; translated protein: MTTLRAVVLGCSLKKSPAPSSSELLGREVLAALADHDTDGEVVRIVDHTVRFGVSTDEGDGDEWPGIREKVLAADILVMATPIWMGQPSSVAKLVLERLDAELAETDDEGRMLTFGKVAAVAVVGNEDGAHHVTAELLQGLNDVGFSVAAGGSTYWVGEAMGKVDYNEAGPKPDTTGAATKTLAANAAHLARLLKDRQYPPS
- a CDS encoding sigma-70 family RNA polymerase sigma factor; its protein translation is MPATISTETSKSFAALAVATSTAVLSEEFDQTVVPASCSSARQRALREAATQELLRARAEAADDLERQQLLELAVELNLEVARAIARCFRGRGAEDDDLEQVACLGLTKAVRGYRITDGVPFIGYAVPTIRGEVKRFFRDCGWAVRIPRRLQELQGKIAHARPLLAQELGRQPTPGEVAEWLGVDSGEVREAEAARGCFTVLSLDRPAGPGDGALSLLDLVADTEDPRLRRFETIDQLGPLIDDLSARDRRLLELAFVENWRQVDIGRELGISQVQVSRLLSKILTRLRARLQPAGAVA
- a CDS encoding LacI family DNA-binding transcriptional regulator; translation: MPGRPTYGVVVAKNVTIKDVAALAGVSLGTVSNYINGTRTVSPDARARIERAIDVTRFVPNRAVRTLRGNRTHTVGLLVPDAGNPFFTEIARGVEDVARSRGDVLVYCDTAGDSERQALYIRSLAEMRVGGLIISATASMPPDLGDLESVGTPIVVVGGEGMAMSTSRVTFDHHLGGKLAMQHVLELGHRQVLFAGGPGGELVIQARYQGALAAIEQHGSGAVLHRVDATGRSPRERSELAGEIMALSPRPTAVLCGNDLIAIAIVNTLIRTGWSVPHDLAIVGYDDITDAQLAVVPLTTIRQPAYEIGTSAAELLFERADSPGAPHREITFTPELVARDSSQP